Within Primulina tabacum isolate GXHZ01 chromosome 5, ASM2559414v2, whole genome shotgun sequence, the genomic segment atgaatgacacaaataagatacatgtctcacaaaatacgaccagtgagaccgtctcacatgaaTTTTTGTTATATATGAATACCTTTTTGAAAAATAGGTGGAGATGGAATATAGCTGGTTGAGTTAATTTATGACTCTAAATTTTGATTGAGTGTGAGATGAAATCAACTCTTTCTTTATCACACAAAAGCCATATTTGAAGTTTGTATTTTGTTACATATGGATTATATTGTACTAATTAATATGAGCATAACAAAAGTTGGATTAGAAACAAAAATTTCTCATTAAACACTCCTTCCATATAATCTctttacataaatatttttaaacccaAATTGATAACTCCAAAAAAAAATCCATTAATACACAAAAGGATActatctaaaaaataaaatcacacaAGGGGCAAAGGTGTTATTTTTGTGAAAAGGTCCTCATCTTGTGACGTCACTTTTACACAAATCAAGGGCTCCCTGTCATTCTCCTCGCCTTCACCACACGTCAGCATCTGTGCCCTCCCTGCCTGGAAGCCCCAGTTGGTGGTCCCCACCACGTACAACATTAAACCTGCGCAGCACACTTGGGCCGACAGAAGCCCAATCCAAAGCCCACAGAACCCGACCCCAAGCAGGAACCCAAGCCCAACAGCGACAGGCATCCCCACCAAGTAAAACGCACCCAAGTTCACGTTAGCAGCGATAGAAGGCCGCGCTGTCCCTCTTATCACCCCACATCCGACGGTCTGCGGGCAGTTCCCGAGCTCGCAAAGCCCTAGGATCGGCAGCGCCGCCGATGTCAACCGTAAGATGTGTTCATCGCTTGTGAACATCCTGGCCCAGAAATTCCGGACAGTGGTGGCGAATGTCATCGCGGTTAATCCCATTAAGCCTGCGAGAAAAATGGAGACCACGGCAGATATTCTTGCCTTCTGCCACCGTTTCGCCCCCAGCTCGTTCCCGATCCGAGTTGAGACAGCGAACCCCAGGGAAGAAGGGAACACATAAAGCAACGAGGTTGTTTGAATCAAGATACCCATGGTTGCCATGGTGGCCTTGGGGTTCACAAGCAGCCCACACAACACTATCATGATCTCGTACCACCACCATTCAAGGCACACGGAGACACAGCTCGGCGCCGCCATCCGGATGAGCGGCGCCCATCCAGTTAAGCACTCCAGGCTGGGGTTGGACCATGTTGGGACGTGCAGTCCGCGAGCCCAGATGTGGAGAACCAAGGCTAACAGCACCATGACGTTGGACGCGGCGGAAGCAGCCGCCACGCCAGCAACGCCGAGTTTGAGTTGGGAaacaaacaaataatttatgGGCAAATGGAAAGCCGTTCCAACGAAGGAAGCGAAAGTCAAAGGATGGGTGATACCTTGAGCCCGAAGGTAAATCCTTACGGGGTGAAGAAATGAATTCGTGATAAGATCAGGGATCGAAAAGAGAAGATAAGTCTGGGCCAATGAGGTGATGCTGGGGTCTTGGTGAAGatacataaaaatattagagAAATTCAGCCAAAGAAAGGAGATTGGCACCGAGCAAACAAGAAGAAAAATCACAGACCTCTGCAGCGTCAAAGAAAGAAGCTTCGGCCGCTGGGCGCCGAAGGCTTGCGAGCAAAGAGGCTCCATCCCTAATGCGAGCCCAGAAAGAACCGAATAGCCACTTATATTAGCAAAAGCTATGGCTAATGAACCCGAAGCCAGCTCTAGGTCACCCAGATGGCCTAAAAACAGCATAGAAAGCATCGACCTCGAGTAGAGTATTAGGGCTGTCAGGGCTATGGGAAATGCTAATCTGAAAAGTGCTTTTGTTTCCTCAACAAATTCAGATGGGGTTGGAAGATTGTTCACCTCCGGTGGAGGCTTCTTGGTGGTTTCTTGGGGTTTGTAGGTGGCGGAGACTGATATCAGATCAAGAAACAGGTGGGCTTGCGGCGGCGGTTGCTTGTGGTGATCATGTTGATTCTCCACGGAGATGCAGACCGTAGGATTGGTGGTGGGATTGCACATATTTGGGAGTTAGGATTTCTTTTCTTGATTCCCTCTCGACTATGTTTGAGATATATTACTCTCATGAAGAGCGCTGTTACCACAAATGTACGTGCATATCTGTAGTGTagcttttcttctctttttcatTTTGCCTTTGCTAGCTAGTATTAATAGGGAGCGTGCCGTCGGGTGAcaaaacaaaatttataattttattttcatttaaaaataattctctTTTTGCGTCTAATTTTACAGCCTATTGTGGGCTATgttcacttttttttttctattgttTTCCCTTTtctatgatatataatatataaccaATATTCTCGATCCTTTGTATGATATGATGTGATTTCATAGTTAATTAATACAGTGaatgtgctatatatatatatacagtgaatgtgctatatatatatatagttaattaatacagtgaatgtgtgtgtatatatatatatatatatatatatatataattaatttgcTTTATTACTTGGTTtatgattattaatatttttaaaataatttgttcgttaatcaatttaaaaatattattttatatatttctttccattaaattttagaaaatattcgGAACAATAATTCAATTTTAAATCTTAATTAAGTCTACAACTtgcaattttaataaattattattaatttattatatcataattcaataaTATCATACTAATATTTAGATAAAgctttttataataaaattatttttattttatataatttattaatttttatttatgtgtgtgttttttttaaaaaaaataaaaataaaaaaatttgccaGATGATCAGTTTGCTCTTTTTGGAAATGTAACACAAGTAGACTTGTTGCTTGTGGATTTGTTGCTTTATATGGTTTAAAGAGACGTCATAAAGAGTGGCAGTCCCAATACTATTATTTGTTTTAACCAATtccaatattatttaaatgaCAATATTATTGTGTATTCACGAGATATATTTATTGGTGATTATTTTGTTATGGCGTACCCAATTTGCAGGATTGCTGTCAAATTAAATTGCCATTAGCACACAAAAAATTTGCTCCAATAatttcaaaaaagaaaaaaaaaaaggcattttatttatattttttacaaAAACTGTATTAAggagaaaatttatttaattttttatcctTTTGTCCCAAATTTGGAGTTATCTTAATATGGAGTAACTCTATATGGCActgaaaatggaaaaaaaaagtaattttaaaaattgaaaagGTCACTTTTTAAATTGGAtgaatttatataataaaatgcTTACTATTTTCCCGATTTATTTCTTAAATTAGGGATTTAAACATAATCGATATGCTTCACACGGTTTTCATAACATTTAATATTGTATAATTTAGCCAAAGGACAAATAATAAACGTATTTTAATagtatatattaatataaaatgagataaaagatgtaaaaatgattttaatatttgaatataaaattgTAATATTGTTCAGTCTAAAAAAGTCTATGAGAATTAATTTgcaaaatcatttaaatttattttattacacgCATATAATAAAATGCTACATGAAACCTAAGTCCAAGTCAATAAATTCAAGATTTCACTTATATAAGGGTAATCAGTTATTTTTGAATGCACTAAGTACTTCATTTGACTGTCTCAACCCTAATATTTCTCATATTATCGCTTTTTTCTttgtttgaaaaatttattattgttGTTTTACAGTCAAAGAAGCGTAACGACATAAACTTTTATGTAGGAACGTTGATAGTCATTAATGGCTTATTAATCTTGATTTACAGTGATATTGATGTTAGGATTAAGAAATATAGATAATTTACATTTTgttgatttttggaatttataAGTTATTGAATTATCCTATTAATCTCGTTTTCACCCAAATCTTGTTActatttactaaataaaatgCTTTGTGATTTCGCTCTATGACTTTTTTGtattgttttgaattttttttgggtctgattttcaattttcatcTACAATGCAACAGTATTGTAGGAAATAGCAATGGCTTTTATGGTAATCAAacattttttttggttttaggTTTCAAATTTATGACTTTTCTGTCATTTAACTCTTTTTTTTAATTGCCTTTGTAAAGCTACTAAGCATCCATTAATGATTCTTTCTTCTGGAATGAGATGATGATCAGCATATAAGCAAACAATTAAATAATGCGTTATCGCTTCTCTCAACCTTGATAatgttcgttttttttttttggtttaaattttttatgttgtcaaatttcagtCATTTAGATTAGAAGTGCTGATGTGATATTTCACACTAAGAGTCATGTTGACGCCGTTTCATCGTCTTACTGGTGACACGTCATCGTCATCTCggaaaaaatattaaactttCAAAGAGGTAAACACACAGaactaaaaatacaattttcgcAAATTTGTGCTCATAGGAATGCTTGGTAAATTCTTGCTACTTGAAATATGTATTGATTCATGCTCATCAATCTCTTGGTGCATGCTTGGTACGTATAAAGCTGTCCTATGCCCTCCAACCGCCCCTCCTGCGTCAAAATTTGACGCaggatgttgttttctttttttatttttttttttgattttttatttacttttttattatttttaaattatgattaatttaataaataatatatttaatattatatgaattctttaatatattttaaataatttaaaaacatttaattaatatattaaataaaaaaatattttgttagtattaataattgaaatttatttgattaacatattaatctataaattaaaagGTTAATGTAAATCATTACTATAAATAACATAATCGAATACACAAATTTATcgaataatatttaaacattcaaACACacgattaaaataaaaaaacgaaATCAAATACATTTAATTTAAGTGCAAGGAGAATAAATATAATCAAactaaattataattatatcactaaatttaaaaaatatatatttaataacttataaaaaaatgaaataaataaaattaaaaaaatattccaagaatattcATTTTTAAAGTAGGATTTGAAGTAGATGGGTTGGATATGAACATTGTATTTGGTGcagaaactgcactattttaGAGTAGAGTTGCTTTAAAATAGAGTTTTGGGTTGGAGATGGCCTAAGAGGCAAATTTCACTATCTCCTTCTTAAAATCGACTAAGCTAATAAGATGCTTTGGTGCTGTGGACTAAGGGTGTAAATTAACTAAATTGATTCGAATATgctgaaaattttaaaactcgAATTCCtctcaaaataaatataaaatatattcgAGCTCGAGTTCTATTCGAActcgaaaaatttaaaaaaaattgttcgaGAGTTTGGTTTGAATCAATGTTCGGGTTTGAGTTCGATTCGAAAAATCAGGACCTATTCGTGAGCTATTCGAACAATAATAAATACTCACAAACCTCAAAATCTATTCAGttaatataaatgtatattttattaataaaatatcaagacTCGCGAATTATCGAACAATATAATTTGAGCTCGCGAGAGTTCTGCTTCGgctaaaaaaaaattcgaatatGTTCAACTCAAATTCAATAAATTCAACTGCAAATCGAATAATTTTCAAGTCGGCTCGAAAAGCTCGCAAATCGTTTCGATTCGTTTACAACCGACCTACTATAGACTATCAAATATTGTCATTATATGATTCGGGAGATAAATTATACTGTCATTATAGTTCCTattatgaatttaattagaCGAAATATAAGATTACAACAAAATTGGTCACTTCCTTAAAGTCAAAATGCACTAAAATacgataaataaaattataaacacATACAAAAAATTATAGATAATCCtatctttatttaatataattgttCTTCTCTAAATTTTTACAAAATATGTAAAAGTGTCAAAATTCTGATGAAATAATTCACTTTCTTATAAGTTAGAGATaagtaataaatttaattcatttaaatccTACCTCCCAGCTGATAGGTACGTATGGGATCCATTCTACATTATTAGCGATATTATGTgcaatatattattataaaatcgAAGCATTTGAATAATTGTTTGCGGTTGACTTCAAATCCAAATTGCAAGAAAACATTGATTTTGGTATTATTATCATTAGTTATCGGGGAATTTCAACCCTTCCCATCAAACAACAATAATGTATGGGCAACCCATTATTTTTCTCTCCCATGTCTCATTTTTATGTTGTCTACTTGGTCACAAATTCCTTATAGGAGACATTTCACATCCATAAAAATGTTATATTAAGTTATAACAAGGACAGAAAAATAGTTACACCAATAGTGAGACACACATCTTCGATTCGTGGGCCTAATAACCTAATTCACTGGTACCCAAATGAGTCCAGCTCATCATGTCCACAAGAGATTCTACACTGCGATGAGTATAAATAGATAAAATTACGTCTTGATTAACAACTATAGGTTTTGACATAGTGATAAGCTTTTGATCTTAACATATAGATACATAATGATTTATAACTCTAATAATTTTGTAAAATCTGATTAAAACATTGACGAAATAAAGTCGTATAATCAAATAATGTGTGATCCTTCATACTAAACGTTACCCTAATGAATGGTGTGATTATACATTGAAACCTCAAACAATTACTTTGTTTAATCCTTAGAATTAATTAAGGAATCATCAAATCAAGCCACGGattgaataatttattaaacAATTATTGTAGTGAAATGCGTATAAGCTTTTATTGAAAAGTTAAAAGCAAATCCAGCTGCTGACAGAATTTCCAGCAACACTTCATGTCAAGAAATATTAATATCATTGAACGACAGAGGAGGATGTATTTATGAATATTAAATAAAGAGATGGATCAAAGGGGAAAAtattatttagtgaatttcacCGACCAATACTAACGAAAAATCGAAAAAATAATAGAAAACATAGGTAGAAAATATGGTCACGTGAAGTAAGAGATGGAGTTGCAGTTTGCAGAGCTGCTTTGATTTGCCTTCATTTTATATACTTCTAAACATTATCATtgtttattatattattcaaTGAGGTATGGCCTAAATTCTTAATGTGCACACAATTACACttattatacctttctttcccACAATTTCATTCAGACAATTTTAATTTACTTGTCATGTTAGAAGATGGCCCGACTTTCTCGAATCAGAATAAATAAGttttatatacatatttttaaaaattataaatttcacTACTTAAAAAATCGATCTACATGCTGTGATGAATTTGAAACTCACCACATTGACTCAAAAATAACtattataaatttgaaatatctaGCTTCATATCCATCCGCCTAAAAACAACCTAAGATTGGTAAAAACGGCCAAAGGCCTATAACTGAATTCACCATTAAATAAATATAGCTTAATCCTAATCCTCAGCTTTGTAATTACCTCACAAATCTTGAAAAATGCTGCACCAGCTGCAttatttgattttgaattgaaCTCGGTTTCGAGCTCGGATCACAAATTCTAGCAAATAATTTAGTAAATTAGTTCGAAAAGGTAAATATTAAGGATAAAAAATAGTACAATTATCAAATCTTGGTACATACAGAATTACAGATCTGAAGATACGAGTTTGGAGTATTTAAGGAAATCACACGCGTGGAATTATAGGATTCCATGCTGGTGGAAGCATTTTTGCACATGGTTCTGAACAAATGTGTTACTAGCTATAGGTTATATCATACATTTTAATACGTGTGGATGATGCAATGCTTggttttcttcaattttctaacattaattaaaaattaaaataatcatgtgcTTTACCCTGGCTcctacaaaataaaaaaatcaaggtATTGAATTAGAAGGAAATAGATACTTTCGTTGTGAAAAGAACAATGTTCATAAGTGGCATATAAAAAAGATGTTTTGAAAAATAACTTTtgaagaaataatttttttatgacgaGGAAACTCGCAGTCGTTATCTTTCGGTGTGTACTAGATAAATCTTCGGATTAATACAATAGATTGCAAATCACGCTAACCAAATAACTGCACTGAGCAAGTTACGTGCAAGATGCTCGTTGAATGAAATTATTTGTCAAACGCTCACTTATTTCATCAACTTGGACACCTATAAAAAAAACACATTTAAgaaatcttacttgatataacACTTTAGAACtaattactttttttttccaaactcaatcttaataataataataataaaataaaaagaaacaaTTTAGAATCAGAAACTACTTTaacacataattaattataGCAATTTGGTTAAAGAAAGTGATTGCACATTCTAATTTTGGATATATTATACCAATTTGGGTATGATTTTTAGTGAATGCTAAGTTGGCATAGCATGGCCATCTTTGGATCTTCTCCAAACACGTTTCGACACGTTACtaattctttgtttttttttttttaaaaaagaaatgaattaaaatttgagcagataatatttaattatttatttctgAATTTGGAAAAGTGTAAATATGCCATAAATGAGTCTAGTCCAGATAAGATATTATCTGTAATCTGTATTCCATGTATTCCATTTATCAGCCCACTTAGAGATTATATATACATCTAACTTTTTTACGTTAACTTCTATAACTTTTTGATATGTTAGGTAGAAGTCGAATTTTAGTAATCAACGATTTTAgagattttatgcacttgaattttaaattgttaaatgtatttaatttatgtaaatatt encodes:
- the LOC142546118 gene encoding protein DETOXIFICATION 51-like, producing the protein MCNPTTNPTVCISVENQHDHHKQPPPQAHLFLDLISVSATYKPQETTKKPPPEVNNLPTPSEFVEETKALFRLAFPIALTALILYSRSMLSMLFLGHLGDLELASGSLAIAFANISGYSVLSGLALGMEPLCSQAFGAQRPKLLSLTLQRSVIFLLVCSVPISFLWLNFSNIFMYLHQDPSITSLAQTYLLFSIPDLITNSFLHPVRIYLRAQGITHPLTFASFVGTAFHLPINYLFVSQLKLGVAGVAAASAASNVMVLLALVLHIWARGLHVPTWSNPSLECLTGWAPLIRMAAPSCVSVCLEWWWYEIMIVLCGLLVNPKATMATMGILIQTTSLLYVFPSSLGFAVSTRIGNELGAKRWQKARISAVVSIFLAGLMGLTAMTFATTVRNFWARMFTSDEHILRLTSAALPILGLCELGNCPQTVGCGVIRGTARPSIAANVNLGAFYLVGMPVAVGLGFLLGVGFCGLWIGLLSAQVCCAGLMLYVVGTTNWGFQAGRAQMLTCGEGEENDREPLICVKVTSQDEDLFTKITPLPLV